In one window of Mesoplodon densirostris isolate mMesDen1 chromosome 4, mMesDen1 primary haplotype, whole genome shotgun sequence DNA:
- the CIMAP1C gene encoding protein CIMAP1C translates to MKLPKGVRNPVFYGQQPEKKVQVPSGQEVKQTPVVLATIKGPGPAKYLRPSCTGYIDHDVSMFQEPAYTLHTLHSEKRIMDICSPGPCYFLDPKITRFGMSSCPQVPMAERISNLRLSPTLASCHYHLEKTHPPGERRAPKYTFGYRCPYRVMDPNPGPNQYQLPRLLGPNLPTNRAAPCYSLSPLDKNWFYKEDVAGGPGPATHARPEPSVYQNRSPMYSMARRFAYPVDHTPRPGPGSYDIQQVTVHKARTPAFTMGIKHSPHLCPLVVDIRD, encoded by the exons ATGAAACTGCCCAAGGGGGTCAGGAACCCTGTGTTCTATGGGCAGCAGCCAGAGAAGAAGGTGCAGGTGCCCTCAGGGCAGGAGGTAAAGCAGACCCCTGTTGTCCTGGCAACAATTAAAG GTCCGGGGCCTGCTAAATACCTCCGGCCATCCTGCACGGGCTACATAGACCACGACGTCTCCATGTTCCAGGAGCCAGCCTACACCCTACATACCCTGCACTCGGAGAAGC GGATCATGGACATATGCAGCCCTGGGCCTTGCTATTTCTTGGATCCTAAAATAACTCGGTTTGGAATGTCCAGCTGCCCTCAGGTTCCCATGGCGGAGCGCATCTCTAACCTGC GCCTGAGCCCCACCCTGGCCTCCTGCCATTACCACCTGGAGAAGACCCACCCACCTGGGGAGCGCAGGGCTCCCAAGTACACCTTTGGCTACCGGTGCCCATACAGAGTGATGGACCCCAACCCGGGCCCCAACCAGTACCAGCTGCCACGCCTGCTGGGGCCCAACCTGCCCACCAACAGAGCTGCTCCTTGCTACAGCCTGAGCCCCTTGGACAAGAACTGGTTCTACAAGGAGGATGTGGCGGGAGGCCCTGGACCTGCCACGCACGCCCGGCCTGAGCCGTCTGTCTACCAGAACCGCAGCCCCATGTACAGCATGGCCAGGCGCTTTGCCTACCCGGTGGACCACACACCTCGGCCCGGCCCCGGCTCCTACGACATCCAGCAGGTCACGGTGCACAAGGCCCGCACGCCCGCTTTCACCATGGGCATCAAGCACTCGCCCCACCTGTGCCCACTGGTTGTCGACATTCGCGACTGA